From Corynebacterium pseudotuberculosis:
TTTTTGCCTACGGCCTGTCCAAGTTCTTCTCTGCGATGATCTCGGATCAATCCAATGCTCGGTATTTTATGCCCTTGGGTCTTGCCCTTTCGGCAGTAGTTAACCTGGGCATTGCTTTTGTTCCGTGGCTCTCTGCTTCTGTTGCGGTATTTGCCATCGTGATGTTTATCAATGGCTGGGTGCAAGGTATGGGCTGGCCGCCGGCAGGACGAGTACTGGTTTATTGGTACTCCACTAATGAGCGTGGCTGGAAGACCTCTTTGTGGAATACCGCGCACAACGTTGGTGGTGCCGCATTGCCGTTCCTGGTAGGTATTGGCCTGGCTCACATAAGCAACTCCTGGCAAATTGCTTTCTGGTTCCCGGCATTGGTCGCGCTGCTAGTGGCAGCCCTCGGCTTTGCTTTGATCCGGGACACGCCGCAGTCACAGGGCTTGCCGCCTATTGAGGAATATCGCGATGATCCGGCGAAGGTAGAGGTTGATCTCCAGGACGGTCTGACTACATTCCAACGTATCCGCAAGCACGTGCTGACCAACCGCACCATTGTGATGCTTGCGGTGGCAAATGTCTTTGTCTATGCCCTGCGCTATGGCGTTCTTAACTGGATCACCGTATTCCTACATGAGAAGCACCATGCGGAAATTGGTGCAGGCCTTACCGGCTTTGCGGCCTTTGAGCTCGCCGGCATCCTAGGGACGATTCTCTGCGGTTGGATGTCTGACAAGATTTTCAAGGGATACCGCTCGGGCGTAGGCATGCTGTTTACCATTCTCACGGCCGTCTGCATATTTATTTATTGGCAACTACCCGTGGGCGCATCGATGTGGATGCTCATTCTGCTGGTTGGCCTTATCGGTGGTTTGATTTACGGTCCTGTGATGCTGATTGGTCTCCAAGCTATTGACCTCTCCCCGCACAATGTTGCCGGTACTGCTGCAGGATTTACCGGTTTGTTCGGATACCTATTGGGCGCAACCCTCGCGTCAAGTGGCGCGGGCTTCCTGGTTCAGCATTATGGCTGGGACGTTACCTTCATCGTATTCATCGCCTTCTCAGTGATTACCGTGATTCTCTTTGCTGTGGTGGGTCGTGATGAGCGCGAGCTTATGCGTAGCCACAATGAAAAAGTACAGTCACGTGCTTAATCCCTAAAGCGGGCCCCAGGGCCCGCTTTTTCACTGTCTATCTGCCGTTAATTTATTTGGAGGAATCACAACAATGCGTTTGGTTGGAAAATACACAAAACCTGTGAGCGCACTCGTGCTTTCAGGAGCTCTCATTCTTACAGCATGTGGTACGTCGCAGGAGTCTGGCAAAGAGGCATCGAGTAGCTCTGCTATGACGGCAAAGGAATCAGCGGTGGTCAATCCCGTGGTTAAGCACCTGGATATGCAGGCGCACCGAGGCGGACGGGGGGAACATACGGAGGAGTCTCTCGCCGCCTTTGAGCATGCGCTTTCCTTAGGGGTGAGTACTTTGGAGTTTGATATTGTGATGTCCAAAGACGGCGTTCCTGTGGTCTGGCATGATCCAGATGTTCAAGAAGAGAAATGCCGCGATACCGAGCCAGCTATGCCAAACGATCCGCAGTTCCCCTATGTGGGGAAGCTGCTGCACGATCTCACCTGGGAGCAGCTGAGTACTCTGCGCTGCGATAAAAAGCTAGAGAAATTCCCCGACGCGGAGCCTGCTAAAGACAACCAGATGATTCGTTTGGAAAGAGTTTTCCAGCTCACCAAAGAGCGCGGTGCAGACGTGATGTACAACATCGAAACTAAAATTGAGGCGGATCATCCGGAGAAATCGGCTGAGCCTCAGGAATTTGTCGATGCCATCCTCACCGCATCAGATAACGCAGGTGTGACGGACAAAGTAATGCTTCAAAGCTTTGATTGGCGCTCGCTGCCGCTGGCAAAGAAGCATAATCCCAAGATTCGCACCGTAGCGCTTTACGACGAAACCACCTGGTTGGAGGGCTCCCCGTGGCTCGGCGACATCGACTACAAATCTGTCAACGGTGACGCTCTGGAAGCGGTAAAGAAGCTTGGT
This genomic window contains:
- a CDS encoding glycerophosphodiester phosphodiesterase — encoded protein: MRLVGKYTKPVSALVLSGALILTACGTSQESGKEASSSSAMTAKESAVVNPVVKHLDMQAHRGGRGEHTEESLAAFEHALSLGVSTLEFDIVMSKDGVPVVWHDPDVQEEKCRDTEPAMPNDPQFPYVGKLLHDLTWEQLSTLRCDKKLEKFPDAEPAKDNQMIRLERVFQLTKERGADVMYNIETKIEADHPEKSAEPQEFVDAILTASDNAGVTDKVMLQSFDWRSLPLAKKHNPKIRTVALYDETTWLEGSPWLGDIDYKSVNGDALEAVKKLGADIVSPGYAVPYGKTVADSDYRPVTTPEYVKKAHDLGLKVVPWTVNDKATMKSQIEAGIDGIITDYPTILRELAGEMNLDLPVKYPAK
- a CDS encoding MFS transporter, whose product is MNLGWLAAPPAAPRRSEEEVARLYPRLRLQVFMGIFIGYAGFYLIRNNISLIAPLLIDDTGIDKVGIGLIANAVLFAYGLSKFFSAMISDQSNARYFMPLGLALSAVVNLGIAFVPWLSASVAVFAIVMFINGWVQGMGWPPAGRVLVYWYSTNERGWKTSLWNTAHNVGGAALPFLVGIGLAHISNSWQIAFWFPALVALLVAALGFALIRDTPQSQGLPPIEEYRDDPAKVEVDLQDGLTTFQRIRKHVLTNRTIVMLAVANVFVYALRYGVLNWITVFLHEKHHAEIGAGLTGFAAFELAGILGTILCGWMSDKIFKGYRSGVGMLFTILTAVCIFIYWQLPVGASMWMLILLVGLIGGLIYGPVMLIGLQAIDLSPHNVAGTAAGFTGLFGYLLGATLASSGAGFLVQHYGWDVTFIVFIAFSVITVILFAVVGRDERELMRSHNEKVQSRA